ttcgtctcctgcgatagcttactggtttcctgtctaatggagttaccaccgacttctattgcgcactccttaatggttcccatgagatagtcgttcattgcttcaacactaaggtcctcttcctgagttaaagccgaatacctgttctgtagcttgatccggaattcctctagtttccctcttaccactaactcattgattggcttcttgtgtaccagtttcttccgttccctcctcaagtctaggctaattcgagttcttaccatcctatggtcactgcagcgtaccttgccgagcacgtctacatcttgtatgatgccagggttcgcgcagagtatgaagtcgatttcatttctagtctcaccattcgggctcctccacgtccactttcgactaacccgcttgcggaaaaaggtgttcattatccgcatattattctgttctgcaaactctactaataattctcctctgctattcctagagcctatgccatattcccccactgacttgtctccagcctgcttcttgcctaccctggcattgaagtcgcccatcagtatagtgtattttgttttgactttacccatcgccgattccacgtcttcataaaagctttcgacttcctggtcatcatgactggatgtaggggcgtagacctgtacaactttcattttgtacctcttattaagtttcacaacaagacctgccaccctctcgttaatgctatagaattcctgtatgttaccagctatttccttattaatcaggaatccgactcctagttctcgtctctccgctaagccccggtaacacagtacatgcccgctttttagcactgtatatgcttcttttgtcctcctaacctcactgagccctattatatcccatttactaccctctaattcctccaataacactgctagactcgcctcactagatagcgttctaacgttaaacgttgccaggttcagattccaatggcggcctgtccggagccaggtattcttagcaccctctgcagcgttacagatctgaccgccgccgtggtcagttgcttcgcggctgctggggactgagggccggggtttgattgttgtattcatataggaggttgtggccaagtactgcaccagggtggccagtcctgctctggtgagagagtgcgttaccgcggttctggtcaccgggatcaggccgcactccaggcctgtttgtgcaattttctcaacacacggttttttttatttctgtggagaattgcgcggcaccgggatgtgaatcacggtcctcttgcactggagacggatactctaccgtccccgcaggagttaaattaaatattgaattatggtgttttgcgtgacaaaaaccactttctgattatgcacgccgtagtggaggactccgaaaatttcgaccacctggggttctttaatgtgcacctaattctaagtacacgggtgttttcgcatttcgcccccatcgaaatgcggccgccgtggcaggggtccgatcccgcgacctcgtgctcagcagtctaacaccatgaccactgagcaaccacggcgggtcccgcaggagttgtacgcctcatttaacctacagtggtgccctatttgatcagtcaaggtggaccaatctgagctcggttataccgcatggatggcactcggctagagaacctggtatttatgacctgcacatgtgtggccacacataattgagcatatataatttttttttaggaaggtttccgtacagtgataaaaggaaggaaaatacattaaaagaaagaaaaaagagggaaaaaaggaacataacatgtgatttgaactcgtgatccttcaatgttgcccggaaaggtagctcagtcggttggttcgtcaagccaacggttactttcaagcgccatatcgccttccgtttccctaccacggttgcgctttaaaaccaacagcgcgcgcatgcgatcccatagatgagatgaatacatatatatatagaaaagtatcagtcatagctctcgtagtatagccttctgagccgtttcccttttctttttcttctcttttttttttctttgaaagaagtcctattagggttattataattacacgaaggtatttcgccctcgccagcagcagtacttgagatagctattccggcggctagcttcccacgctatgcgtgccgcccccgcacctgtttaagctttttcctagacgctagagctatacaatgtccgcgcaaccttgagcgatcggaaagcgcgttttccaccctgggccggcggagaggggagactttgttccggccgcgaagctctctacatctcagtaaggtgcctggtggtggtctacttctgacgatgccctctcggtgagcgcatattccccccctcatcttttaagagattcaatacatacaagcatttgtctcgcaaaccagatttatttcaagggaattttccacgtctcaataatttctctcgtcgtatacgagtgctgattgccgtgttatagtttgttaacgaagcttcccctcaagtctaaatattttaaggcagttttcctagtctataaagccgctcgagttcacgctgctcctctggcggccatttttccaagaaattatgccttccaaccactcagaatcagcaaaaatcgactgccgcggacaacatcagtccctttccacataagtatgaggcatCCATGTAAACGGGGCTATATTACGTGTTCAGTTTACGCCGTGTTATGGAAGCTTCTTAGTGAACCACGCGTGCTCAGCATTGAGGACGAGAAACTGTAGACGTAatgagggttcgacggaagcccgtctcgtctggtcgggatgagacatgacaaagaaagacgtacaccgaccaagtaaaacttattgaaagacaaaacgtttcaAACGGCTGCCGAAGCCAAAACGTCATGATGACCACgaaaaggatgaccagcgaagctgcgtagcACATGAGAAATCGGTTATGTACGATGTGGGTTGCTGATAGACGCTAGCCACGTCTACCCAAGTGACTCGGAGCCGCGTTGACCGAACGAATGCCACACACCtttattgttttgaacacatatacacagttaacaggaaagggaaagcgaggagcgaCCACATATATAGAACGCATGGTGCGTAGCGTCCTCTACATCTTTTCCCCGAGATATGCGCACTAAACACTTCAGAAGTCTTCTCGGAGTCTTGACTCGACGCCCAAACCTGGCGACTCCACAATCATTGGATACTTGTGGTGTTGCTGTTGCCGTGGTCTGCTCTTCGTGTTCCTCGCGGCTTTCACTCCGAGCTGGCTCATTGAGCTGATTCATCGTTGTGTCTGAATAGGGCACTAGATGTATCATATTACGCACAAGCACAGCGTTGGGTGTTTCCACGACATACGAGCGGGGCTTGGAGGCTGGGCTGAGAACACACGCCGTATCCTTGATGTCTCGAACCCACACCGTATCTCCCGGCTGCAGCGGAGGAAGGACGGTCCCGGCATGACGGCGATCGAAGTATTTCCTCTGCCGCCTTCTCACCTCTTCGTCTTGGCACTTCACATCGTCTGGCGCAGGCCACTTCGGTTCCAGGCGGTCCACTGTCTTGGGAAGCCTGGTTCGCCAGCTGCGACTCAACAGTAGCTGCGCTGGGCTGAACCCTGTGACGCCTGCAGTGTCTCTGCATGACAGAAGAGCCAGAAGAAGGTCGTCTGCTTTCGCAAACAATTCTTTGATCGTATGCACCATCCTTTCCACTTTCccatttgactgcgggtggttTGGACTTGAGGTGATGTGTTGGAAGCCATAGCACTTCACAAAAGCTGCAAAGGCATGCGAAGCAAATTGCAGTCCATTATCACTTCGTACTACTGCGGGAATACCAAAACGAGCAAAAATGCTTTTGACTGCATTGATGACCGCCTCAATTGACCGGCGAAGTTGTGCCAGTATGTGAACCTCTGTTATGTGTAGAGTCCGTGCTTCGCATGTAGATGACTTCAGGGTAGCGAGAACGATAATCAACCACTAGTAGGTAGCTTTGTCCCTTGTAACTAAACAAGTCCATTCCTACTCCTTGCCACAGTTGTTCTGGAGTCTTCGTTGGCACCAATGGCTCACTTCTTACGCGCTCGTGTGACTGCACACTGTCTGCAGCGAGTGACTCTGTCCCGTATTTGCTGCGAAAGTCCGTACCACCACACGGAGTCCTGGGCCCTTAGGCGGCATCGGTTAATTCCGTGGTGGCCGTCATCGATAAGTTCGAGTGTATCCTTTTGCAGCAATGCCGGGATGACAAAGCAATTACATTTTAGCAGGATGCCGTTGCACAAAGAGATTAACTCGATGGCTCCAGTACTTCTTGAGGTGCTCCGCTGTCTCGACGAGGCCAACCTTGAGTGCAGTAGTTGAGCTCGTTGCATTCCCAGTTGAGTTCTTGGTGCCTGTGAACGTCATCTACAGTAACCAGCTTCGTGTCTGTGGTCGTAGCAACTTGAAATTCCACAAACCCCTCTACCACATCCGCCGGATTGATCGACGGCTTCTCATCCGGAGCCCTTGTATCCGCAGTGGCTAGCTGTTTGCCCGGAACCTAGACTACGCTAAATTGGTAGCGCATAAGTTTGATGCGGAACCTTTGAATACGTGGGGGCATCGTgtccaagccagcgtttcctagTAGAGTTACCAGCGGCTGGTTATCGGTTATTACAGTGAAGTTTAGGCCACGCACGTATTGGTCAAACGGTACACTGACCATGCTACCGCCAGCGCTTCTTTCTCTGTCTGGCTGTAGCGCTATTCCGCTTCAGTAAGCGAACTGGATGCGAAGGCTACCACGCGTCGCTCACCCGATGGTTGTTCCTGCAGAAGAACCATGCCCAATCCAAATGAGCTCGCCTCGCATGAGACAATGGTACTACGACCGGGATGATACTTAGCGACGCACAGGTCCGAAGTGAGCATCGCTTTTACCCGATTAAAAGCGGTCCCCATTGCCATGCATTTTGCTCACCTAGCAATGCGCGACTAGGGGCGGTTGCTTGCGAAAGGTTGGGCAGGAATCGACCCATATGATTAGCCATGCCGAGGAATCGCCTAACCCCAGCAACGTCCTTGGGTGGCTCCAAGTTGGGCAGTGCTTCGAGTTTGCTAGGACTTGGCGAGATACCGTTAGCATCGATCACCACACACAGAAACTTTACTTTGTCTTGACCGAAGCAGCATTTTGACTTGTTGAGTTTAACTCCGGCTGTCTTCAGACTTTCAAGAACCTCCACAAGTCGCTTGTCGCGCTCTTCTCGATCTTTGCCAAAAACCAGGATGTCATATAACCATTTCTGTCTGAAAATATTCCGCTGCTGAAGTCAAGCCAAAAGGTAGACGACAGTAGCAGTAGCGTCCGAATGGTGTGATGAAatgtaacagtctcggaagagaacagcagtctacgataggtagcgaggcactggaaatggtaagggaatacatctacttagggcaggtagtgaccgcggatccggatcatgagactgaaataatcagaagaataagaacgggctggggtgcgtttggcaggcatcctcagatcatgaacagcaggttgccattatccctcaagagaaaagtgtataacagctgtgtcttaccagtactcacctacggggcagaaacctggaggcttacgaaaagggttctacttaaattgaggtcgacgcaacgagctatggaaagaagaattatgggtgtaacgttaagggataaggaaaaagcagattgggtgagggaacaaacgcgagttaatgacatcttagttgaaatcaagaaaaagaaatggggtgggggggcatgggcatgacatgtaatgaggagggaagataaccgatggtcattaagggttacggactggattcctatagggaagggaagcgtagcagggggcggcagaaagttaggtgggcggatgagattaagaagtttgcagggacgacctggccacatttagtacatgaccggagtaggtggagaagtatgggaggggcctttgccctgtagtgggcgtaaccaggctgatgatgatgatgatggtgtgatGAATGTGGTATACTATTAGAATTCTTGGGAAAATCGCACTTAGTGAAATCCTGCTGTCGCGTCCAGCTTCAAGAACACTTAGGCGTCACCCAGTTGCCCGAGCACCCATTCGACCGTTGGAAGCACATGCTTTTCACGGAGTACTTCTTTGTTGAGCTTCGTTAAGTCGACACATATTCGGTTGCCGCCTGATGCCTTCGGTACTGCGACCAAGCCGGCACACCATGGCGTCGGCTTCGTAATGCGCCTGATGACACCTTGTTTTTCCATCTGGTCCAGCTCTTCCTTAACATGGTTGTATGGAGGAGTGGGAATTCTACGAGGTACACCGAGAGCAAATGGCCTAGCATTTGGCTTGAGTCGAATAGTGTGCACCTCCCCTACGGTACGAAGCCCTTCGTAGATGTCCTCGCCAGAGCTGCAGAGCTGGCTTGCTTTTCAGGTCGCTGTGCGGCGTCGATGAACTTCACGACTCCCAATGCGATGGTAGCAGGGTAGCCTAGTAGAGGTGTAGACTGCGGAGGTATGACATATACTGACTGTACACAGGTGCGGCTCTTCCACTCAAACGTAGCTGTGAATTGGCCTAGGCCAATTACTTTCATAGCTGTTACTTTCGTAGCTGTTACTTTCAAAGGGCAATTTCCTGGATCGGTGGAAAGACCCTCCCGGTTTTTCGAGTCGCGGCAGTACTCCTGAAAAAGTGCTTGGAACGACGGTAACTTCCGCTCCTGAGTCGACCTTGAATTTGAGTGGGACTCCATTCACGTGAACCCAAACAAACTTAGCCTTTGCCTCATGACTGCTCTTGACAACATGCATCTCGATGGCATGTGACTGTCGCCTTTGCGAGCGTTGTCTCGCTAAACAAACTGCTTCgaagtgtcctttctttttgcaaaacTTGCGAACAGCTTTGTTGGCAGGACAAAATTTCCGCTGATGCTCATCTCGTCCGCCGAAGCGGCACCATCTgtgcgcgccggcgaggagcgtTTCTCTTGATCCCGACGCTTGATTACGTGACTGCCTTCTCGTTGGCCTGTGTCTCGCTACATCAACGGAGACTGGCCCAGATAACTGGCTTTCTCGTTCACGTTTTTCTCGTTCAGCATCTTCGTGCAGCCGTGCATGCAGAAGCGTTTTATCAAGCGTCAAGTCGGAAGAGCGGCAGAGTTGTTCCGATAACGTGCTGTCCAAGAAACCAACGATAAATCGGTCTCGAACGAGTCTGTCCTCGATAGACGCTGAACCGTAGTTGCATGTTTTTACCATGTTTCGCAACGCGGAATAAAAAGCATCGACGCTTTCGTCTCCTTGCTGCGTCCGCTTGTGAAAACGATAACTCTCGTGAACTTCGTTTAGCGGGTGCACGAAATACGAGGTGAACTTGCTTTTAACAACGCTGTACGACTGAACTTCGGCCGACAAGTTGAAAGACGCCAGCACGCGTCGAGCTTGAACACTTATGCAATAAAGAAACGTTCGTACCAGAACCTCGTCGGTAGCTTGGTGCAATCCTGTAGCGTAGGCATAGTCCTCGAACCGCTCAATCCAGGTAGATAGACCATGCACTTGGGTCGGCGAAGTCGAAGCTCAATGGCTGTTGGAGTCCAGGTACCCCGACAAAGCAGCATCCGGCTTGTTCACCATTAGAGACAGCGAACAgcggccacttctgacaccatgtacgaTGTGGGGTGCTGACAGACGCTAGCCGCGTCTACCCAGGTGTCTCGGAGCCGCGTTGACCGAACGAATGCCACACACCTTTATTCGACAACCAAATATATAGAACGCATGGCGCGTAGCGCCCTCTACAGGtttcacagaattttgaacaaagatatgaacacatttattttcttgatcggtggtcagcgcgacgaaaggtacgcacataCATTTTTACATCGAAACTGcctatggctagccgattcgtccgtccgtccgtcgcttGTAcgtcgaaaactcctccggcgcaaaccCATGCgcatacgcgaaaaaaaaaaaaaacagacaggcgcgcgattggctgagCCAGTAGTGACGCCACTGCACTGCTCGTCGTCGCTGTGGAGCGCGCGTGCAGCAATGTCTCTCCTGCTCCGAAATGGTTAGGCCACACGGAAGGGGaaaaggggcagtatgggaacgctggcatgatgagcggcaacagagccagctgtagaagacaacgatgacgaaggcgcgagcagcgCAATGAGCGCTTTCGCGTGGTTATGCCAACGAAGGAAGGCAACttctctaccgtccaaggaaattttcgtgacgttggcgtggtaagcaaaaaactccccataggtgggccgatccaggagatagtgcaatgccggcccgacccgcggcggaggtgaagcaggcgtcaagcactccccatacgtcagccgatcccgaagacagtgctataccggcccgacccgcggcggaggtggagcaggcgttaagcactccccatacgtgggcccatcccgaagatagtgcaacgccggcccgacccgcggcggaggtgaagctggcgtttaAGATAAgaagcagcacgtataaaatcacccgccgtggtggcttagcggctatggtgttgcgcgttatcaaatccctgccgcggcggccgcatttcgataggcgcgaaatgtaaaaacgcccgtgtcctgtgcaAGGAGAGCACGTTAAAGACatcctagtggtcaaaattataccggagtgCCCCCCTACGACGTGCCAGCGTAGTACCCCGCCAAAATTTCCCAATTTTCTAAATTGGGATATCTGCAGGCTCAAGTTGAAATCGGCTAGCACAGGACAGGGGAAGTGGAGATCGCATGGAGATGCCTTCCTCCTGCAGTAAAAAtaagccgctgctgctgatgatgataatcatgAAATACTCACATACAGTAAAGAATCTATTTCAGAGACTAAGTTTCACATTCATTTACGGTGATCGGACCTTGGAAAGACAATTAGCCTCAAATTTTCGCGCCAGCTTTGTACAGCTCTTACCAAAGACCTGCACTGACCACTTGACGTCGACGACGAAGAAGAATGTCTACTTTGTGGAGCGGTGTCACAGCCCTGTGCTGGCTGTTTCATTCACAGCTATGCACTGCTGACTTGTTCACATCTACTCACGACATGCAAGAGGCCATGGCCACCGAGGCTCTAAGCTTGGAAGACGCCCTCTACTTCTTGTCTCTGGAAGAGAGCCGCCTGGACCGAGCCGCCGCGCAGCACCGGAGACGACTGTCCAGCTTTCGTCGCGTTGGTTCCGGCACGGTCTTGGGAAAATTCATCCGTGCGTCTCGCTTGTACGCCTTGCAATCAGACGCGGCTTCCGCGGCGTCCTTGCCGGCGCTGTTGCCGGCGTTCGCGGCGCCTTCGTCACGTAAGTGGTGGCCCGCTGACCGCGACGTTGTGGGGGCCGCCGATGGCCTGTGCAAACTACAGCGAGTCTACGAGGTCTCCGTCACGCGGATCGCGGCCATGAGAACTCGTCGGCTGCCATCCGCTTCTGCGGAAGATCTCAGCTACGTCGCGAGAGGCTGTTACGCGAACGGGACGCATGGCAACACGACGGTCTGGTCTCGGCAAGCGCTTGCTGCAGCACTGAATGCAGGATCTAGCGCTCGGAAACTCGAATTGGGACTCTGGTGGCTTCGGGCCAACGACGCGAGGCGGGCAGCGTTAGAGGCAAGGCATCGGCACCTGTACCCTGCCCCGCCGGAGACCGACGTGCACGATTACAAATCCGTCTGCGCCGAAAAGGGCGATTTGAGAACGAATACCGGAGAAATCGGGTGCGTCTTGTGGACTGGCAACGGAGACCCGCGGTTGATACTGGGTCCGCTCAAGCTGGAAGTGTTGTCCCTAACACCTCGTGTTGCGGTCTTCGTTGACTTCCTCACGGCATCTGAAGTGGCTTATATTCAGCAAGCCGGGCGTACAGGCTTGGAGCGGGGATCCATTTACGACTGGGACAATCCAGAAGGAGTCACCAGTTACAAGCGCATTAGCAAGGTACGAATATCCGCACTACACAATACTGTTGTatgattccacgcactgtggggaTCGATGTAATGAGCGAAGCTTCATGTGCTGTTTGCGATGGTGGACGATAATTTCAAGTGATGTTTACGGCGAATATTTAAGTTCTTCGGCGTTTAATGCAACGCGAGAGTGGTGAGTTTGAAAGTGAAAGGTTACTTCTTTCTGATGGAAAGAGGGCGCCTAGACAAAAGACAAGAGCCTGACAACGTCCTGGTCTTACGTAGAACAGCTGGCATTCTGCACAAGCACTTCACAACAATTTCATAATTTTACGAGCATTGTAAAAAGCATGACGTAGCAAGTCAACATGCAGGAATTTGTAGAAGAAGAATAAGAACTGGAAAGCAATCACATCTTATCACATGAGCGACACAAAGATATGTAATAAtatttacatatatataaataatgTATATATGTAATGTATAAACTCAACAATATTACAAAGCTGACAACATGCGCGTAAAATGATCCTCTCAAAGAGAGTAAAATAAATATAGAGTATATCAACTAAATAAATATGTCTTTCGGTTTTTCCAATGTGCATTCTTAATGGTAGATTTCAAACGCTTTCGTGGAAGGTAACGTTCAGTTTCAAAAAGAAATTGATTTATTACTGTGGGAACTAGATAGCTCAGTGCTTGCTTGCCCTAATTGGTGCGCGTGTTTGGAACAAGTTTACGTTTCGTTCGGAAAGCATATCGGCTGCTGGAATTATCTGGACAAAGAAAGTACAATTGATGACGATGGTAGTATATCAGTACACAGAAATTATATAATTGTTTTACTTCCATAACTAAGAGTTCATGTTAAAagctaccttgcgtgcaccagttGTGTTTTAGTACATAGTATACACATAACACAAAGCAAGACGTGTTTGATGCATCATTCCGCGCCATTGTTGATGCGTGCCAGAATattagcattgtcattgcctgaTTACCATTGTCATTAGATAAGTAGTGTCATTGTCTCACAGGGTCCACCGCATCGAGGCACAAGgtttaaactttaattgaattatggccGGGGATGtacggattatgaggcatgccgtggtgGCCGACTCCAGAATATTTTTTAccccgtggggttctttaacgtgcccctaaatctgaATACACGAGCGtctttgtatttcgcccccgtctaaatgcggctACCGTGATCGGGTGCTTTCCACTTTACAATGACACTACAGTTCTTTCGCACCATAAGCATCAGCTGACCAGGAAAATAGTAGAAGCTTTTCACATTCACAGGAGGGGACAGGGTTGTGTCAGCCAACCATCTGTTCTTCTGACCCATCGTGAGGTCGCGTTTTTCTAAGGACactaaaataaaatgtttaataaTAAATTTGTTAGTGGTGCAACAAATaggataggattgcacaccatgaaaGATATGTTGCCTAGTTTTTACGCCCGAGTGGGCGCGGGCAGGTGATTTTCAAAGTGCTTTTCATCTTGCCTTGCATATCTTTGACTTCTGAAGGTGCGCAGGTATACAAATATGAAATGTTTGTCCCGAAATAAACTAGTTGCGACTGCAGTgagtgtcgtgtattcttgtgtCTCTCTGCCTTGTCCTGGTGAGCGCGGTGCTTCACCAACACGGTATGATGAttaaccaccaactcgcccaacttttcaCATTACGGAGCGCGGAATGAGCATGATTTTTGTTCCGTTTATTTTTAATGCAGGTGTCCTGGCTCTGGGATGCCGAGCATCCTTCCCTGGCGCCACTCGCTCGTCGCATAAGCCTGGCCACAGGACTGTCCTTGGAATCTGCCGAGCCTTTCCAGGTGGCCAACTACGGTCTTGGCGGACACTACACGCCTCACGACGACGCTAGCAGCTTCGACCAGCTCGCGGACGAATGGGACACGCAGTACGGCAATCGCTTGGCCACCATGCTCCTCTACCTGTCCGACGTCTCGCTAGGGGGCGCCACCGCCTTCGTGAACTTGCACCTCGCCGTGAAGCCGAGGCGCGGAGCGGCCCTCTTCTGGCACGACCTGGCGCCGTACTCCGGGAGCGACGGACCCGTCCACTTTTCCTTCTGGCACCAGATGAAGGCGTTGGAGAACCGGACGAATCACGTTGGATGCCCCGTACTCTGGGGAACCAAGTGGATAGCCACGAAATGGATTCGTGAGGACTCCAATGTTGTCGTGCGCTTCGACTACCCCGGGTAACCCGAGTGCCTATTCGCCGCACACCCGCTTCCGCGCTGGAAGGGACCAGACTGATCGGCAGTTGCGCACGCATGTCGATCGTCGTTTTCGATCGGCATGGCTAAAACTGTGGAATTTGGAGGAGTGACGTTTGTGTTGAGAGCGGCGTAGAGAAGGGGCGCGAGAGTTCGGAAAAAGAGCAGAAACGAAGGGTGATTTACAAATTGAGAACACTGGTTAGCAATAGAAGAATATAAGACGTCTCGACTGTCACTCGTTTACATTAAAGCTTCCATGGTTTCAAAGTGCTGCGTCAGCCACGTTTGC
The sequence above is a segment of the Dermacentor variabilis isolate Ectoservices chromosome 7, ASM5094787v1, whole genome shotgun sequence genome. Coding sequences within it:
- the LOC142587475 gene encoding prolyl 4-hydroxylase subunit alpha-1-like, which gives rise to MSTLWSGVTALCWLFHSQLCTADLFTSTHDMQEAMATEALSLEDALYFLSLEESRLDRAAAQHRRRLSSFRRVGSGTVLGKFIRASRLYALQSDAASAASLPALLPAFAAPSSRKWWPADRDVVGAADGLCKLQRVYEVSVTRIAAMRTRRLPSASAEDLSYVARGCYANGTHGNTTVWSRQALAAALNAGSSARKLELGLWWLRANDARRAALEARHRHLYPAPPETDVHDYKSVCAEKGDLRTNTGEIGCVLWTGNGDPRLILGPLKLEVLSLTPRVAVFVDFLTASEVAYIQQAGRTGLERGSIYDWDNPEGVTSYKRISKVSWLWDAEHPSLAPLARRISLATGLSLESAEPFQVANYGLGGHYTPHDDASSFDQLADEWDTQYGNRLATMLLYLSDVSLGGATAFVNLHLAVKPRRGAALFWHDLAPYSGSDGPVHFSFWHQMKALENRTNHVGCPVLWGTKWIATKWIREDSNVVVRFDYPG